The Notolabrus celidotus isolate fNotCel1 chromosome 19, fNotCel1.pri, whole genome shotgun sequence DNA window TTCTAATATGATAAATATGCAAATAATAACTTTTATGTGTAAATAGTTCACTATATAAATaatagaaacatattttaaccttaactTAAATACATGAATTGACTTTCCTATTAAAGCTTATAAATATATTGTGAGCAcaagttgtttttcttcaagtaacattaaaagaaacaagacAAACCTAAGTTATTTGGATTCTGGTGTCTGGACTTTGAGTCGGAGTgatccctctctacttttactTCCTCATCTCGCCGTGCCTCCACTGACGTCAGAGGCCGTGGGTTAAAGGGGCTGCAGCCATGAACTCTGGAGACACAGCAGATAGTGGAAGTGGTCAGACTGTTGGAAGGTAAGTATTGTGTTATCTGAGCTGGGTCAAAAGGTGAGGTGCAAAGATAAGAGTGAGGGAAGATATTCAGATcaaaaatgaatgcaaaaaaaaaagtttgatacTGTGAGGTTGTTGCACTTTTTACTCCTTCTCATCAGTGACACGTCTTACAATAATCATCCCTATTCAAGAGAAACTGAAAGTTGTGGTCTCAATAGATATCTTCACtttgctttaacttatttttgtatttgacCATTAACcatgatttctttattttttattataagttagccaaaaaaagtgtgaaatgtCTCCTCGTCTATTAAATTCTCTGCACTCATATTTTGGGAATGCTTTTGTATCATGATTTCATTGCTTATTTGCAAACAGAAGCCTTATTGGTGCATGTTTTCTTTACGTTAGcgtataaatacaaattaattgACCATTAATGATTAATTAATTACGTAGAAGGGGTGGGATTGAATAAGTTTTACCTCTTCCCACTCCTTTTTGGGTATGTAATCAGAATTGTTAGTGATGgtacaatttattattattattattattattattattattattattattattattatacctactactattattattattattattattattattattgttattattatttcgcATTGTAtgtaacttttgttttttctgttgtgtttgtctttttgtttattcttgcttgagattattattatttctactactttttttcacatgttcccaataaacactttcagatcaaatcaaaatcaaaaatcaGGAAGGTTATTTAAAGCTGTTGTtcgtagtcgtgatataaacatcagttctgagagagattacGATTGTCAACACTACgcttcccctctctgctgtcgtaaccccgcccacaaaagatcgctGTGCGCCTTCTAttaggaagtagtggcttcccagcctcGTAGTGGGGCCagcactcgaccaatcaggacagagggttggggagtagctctgattggtccgtgataacgggaacgagggtaataataacattgcttgatacaaaagcattggaaaatgcagagattttgcaatagtctcaaattgcTCCACTTACAGATGactaccgatgggtattatgaccttttctccaaatccagcagaaaaaagtaacgtttttgtcaccattcctaccaacagcagctttaatcaggGCTGTAGTCTGCTGGACTATACTCTAgttaaatgcagaaaataaacagataaaaagaCAAGTCATGATCACACAAAtatgacaataaaataaagtaaagactGCGTCAAAAagaattattaaataaatacatattcaaATAATTTCTTTAGATCTATAACTTAAAGGAGAGGattctgctttttatttatgaGGGTGTATTTTGTGGTATTTACTTTGTTTGACACCTTTTTCTGTCACACTTTTCTGCACTGCTTCTAAAcccgtccagcagggggcgacctTGCGCTTACACGTCTGTTTACCAACCGCGTTAAGCAAGCGAGGAAGTCACATAGGGAAGTCAGCCCTGATTCCAGACCATGTTCCAGACCAGCTAGCTGAGAGCTAGCTTCACCCGGGAGGCTTGAATCTCCAGTTTCAGAGGTCTGTGTTGGCTGTGGACGAAACTGAAGGAAGAAGACACAAACAGGAGACAAACTGGAGTAAAATAGTAagctgtgtgttttaatttgagGTAGATTAACAGGTTTAAATCAGAACATTCCTGCGTTAGGCGCTTTTCTCCTGTTAAGTATGTAAACACTGTAACTTAGCTTATTCGGACTTGTCAATAAGTTATCCTTATGGAGGCAAAAGTCCTGTAAACACTTCAATATCACTAAAATACTGTTAACCTTCTGTGAAAACAAGTTATTTAATCATTAGAGAGTCAACGGTGCTGATTTAttgtgttgtggttgttgtgagCTAACTGTTGTCAAGGCTTACACCAAACAAGCACTGATTTTCTATCATTCAGACACCTCCAGGTTGCTTCCTGTGAACTTTTAATGACTATACAGACATTCAAAAGTTGCTAAATTCACTTAACAACTTTCTGACACCTGCTTTTATGAAGTGAAACTCAGATTGGAAGATGTTGAATCATGATTGTTGACAGTTTGGACTCAATAAAAAAGATAACTTCAGTGGTTAGATACACTAGGAGATCAATAAACTATCTTCATGTCTTGATTAAGTTCTGTACATGGTGTGTTTATTTCTACATGATGCTGGTAGACAAAAAGATTAACTCATATACATCACTTTAGATTTTAAATCCGTTCTACGTCACAACGCGGAAGTTAgcatctgattggttaaggCACTATACACGGAATAAATTGTCAAATCTGGACTAGATTAAATTAACAatgattaaatcaaattaaacatatattttaattaattgtatttgtatagattttattaaattaaaaactaaatcattttatttttaaaataataaatagattcAAATTCAGTTAttagttatacagtctatgattaaaacACAGTTTATAATTTTGAAACCTTTACTctatttgtgaaaatgtaaatgcaCTTAGACCACATTGTaccaggtcctgatccagaaccactaCACCTAGACTCATTAGATCTGGGCTAGACTATCCctggaaatatttttaaaaggccAGTTTCACTGTTTTTGTGACTCCAGACCACATTGGACATTGTTATACCAGTGAAAGTGACATTTCCCTTCTTTTTCTGCACCCCTTAGAATAATTTAGTCTGAATCTTACAAGACTATgtgttggttctggtttgggacTTGTTCGATTGCggtctacagcaggggttcgcAAGTTGTGGGTCACAAGATGCcgtctaaaaaacaaaaacaaactatttGAAGTATTTAAAATCGCATATTTTAAGCTTTATTGTACAAAATAATGTTGCTAAATCATAGATAAAATcatccaaaatgtcataaatattcttcttttctttgttgtctCATGACATCTGAGCTGATCATGATCGATCCAggacagagcaacatttaaccacctcGAGGGACAGTGGATTACTCGCCAGCATCATAGCGACCTCTTCTTTCTGTACAAGACTCATTATTAACCTCAAAATGtggttcttgtgttttttctttctgcagcatGGAGTACAGCCGGTTGGTCGGGGACGTTCTATCTCCAGAGTCAACTGTGACCTCCCTGCTGTCCAGCTCAGGTCACCTGAGGAGCGGTCTGCTGGCTCCTGAACACAACGCCACCTTCAGATACAGAGACAAGGTTCACTCTGCTTTCATGTTATTACTTATGATGAGTTCACTGCAGCAGGAATGAGATCTGTGGAGGAAGATTGCATGCCTTCAACTGCTTTTATGTCAGTGGTGAAGTCCAGATGAGCTGCTGGCTGTAAAATATTCGGACGTGTCTCGTCGTGCTGAATATAATAACCCATGCATGTCGATTTATCGACCCCAGGAATATGAGTCGGCTTCGGCAGCGTTGGACGCCTACATCACAGACTTCGAGAGGAGTCGACAGAGCAGAGAGTCTTCTACGGGAAAGCTGGTTCTGCCTCAGAGTCCACGCTCCACACCGAGCAGAGCTGGAGTGAGCACGCTCAGGAACAAAGATGGTAGGtcatcagctctgtgtttgatgattTAAATATTGTTTCTGTTAATCCTGATTAaatcatctgtttttaatgtttctttttcacccATAGTCCTCCGGGAGCGTCTGACGGAAAGGGAGCTGGACTTCCTGAACCTCCCCGTCAGCTCGCTCCATCATCGCAGCAACAGAGACAGACTCTCCATGACCACTGATGAGTTACTGTCCATCCCTCATGATGGCTCCATGCCCATCACCCACACCTCTGCCTTCATCCAGGGTCAGTAGACGCACTACCCAACACATCACCTACAAGTCTAGCTTCAAACAAGGTCCTTAAACCTATCACACACTCCTCTGCCTTCATGCAGGGTCCTTTAATGCATCGCTTCCTTTATTTATCCACAAGTCCTTCATCACATCTCACACTTTTTATTGCATGGTCTTTAAACGCAGCACTCACATCTCCACTTCCTCCCGAGGTCTTTAAATGCATCATCCACACCTGTGTCTTCATCTGAAGTCGTTAAATGCAGCACTCGCACCTCCATTTTTATTGAGACGTCATTAAATGCACCATTCACACTTTCAACTTACCCAGCTGTCATTAAACGCATCACCTGCAGCTTCACTTACATCCGTAGGTCATTAAACGCATCACCTTCGCTCACATCTGAGGTCTTTAAACGAGTCGTGCCCACCTCTGCTTTTATTGAAGGCTCCTTAAATGCATCACTGATACCCGAGGTCATTAAACGCATCACACCTTCTCGTGTTTCTATCAAAGCTCTTTGAGTTCTGGTTTGTTGGACAGTTTCCATCGTTGTGCAGGTCTCGTCCTCTGACTCTCTCGTCTTCTGCTTCAGGTCTCGTGTCCCGATCTGCAGCCCCTCAGCCTCGCTTCACCTCCTCGAGACCTGCACACAGAACCTGGGACAGACCCGGCTGCAGCCACACCACCCCGGGACTAAACCTGCACCACTCTCACCCAACCAGGGCACACAGAAGCTTCATGTTTGTgctgtttcttctctttgttttaaaacaaatgttgtaTAAACTTTACCTTTCATAACTTTCCCTCCTGTCTGTGTACAGAGGGAGACAAGGAGCAGCCATGTTGAGACCAGATGCCGACGTCTCCTCAGGCAGCTACTCAAGGGTGGCTATGGTTTATATTTGAATCACCTTGAGGTCTTCGATATTCTTCTTCTATGTCCAACAGTGTTttactctttctctctttcagtctgCACACAGAGCAGCAAGATCAGAGCGAGCAGACCCGTCTTCGTCCTTGCTCCACCTCCCTCACTGGTTCACCAGCAACAAGTCTGAAATGAACTTCTCAGGAATCACCAGCGTGCCCGACCTGAAGTATCCGGCCTGGATCCAACGCTGTGACCTAAGCGAGCCGCCAACGCCTGCAGAGTCCGAGCTGTGGGACGGTACGACAAGCTCCACACGACACCAAAGACACCACAGTCCACAGCTCAGCCATCAATAACTCACACTGCAGATTGTTCTGCTGCCTCATGCATGAGTCAATGTTTGAGTCTCCAGCTGCACAGAGTTTTCTACCCTATCAGGCTTTtgatttctcctcctcctccttttttaaagaGTAAATGTGCAGCTGTTGGAAGAGGCATCCTCTGCATTTGCTGTCTTCTTTAACATGAACTGAAATAGCTGACTAACTGACCCAATGCCTGCTGCAATAACTGATAATTAACTCCAAAGCAAAGCTGCAACATGGACGACCAAAAACATTAATTGATCCATTCTTAACTCAACAagaaagcctggttcaaatcaAGTCTGATCTCGTTAGAACCGCCTGATTTTGTAGTTTCCAGCAACACTGAACTCGCTCTTCTTTGCAAAATAAGAAATAGAAAAGGTGCAAAATAAATCCTTTTATTGCTGTGTTAAAGTATGTGCATGCTATTTTAAAATTGCAATGCATTTTGTGCATTAAAGCTGGCCTGTCATCATTTTAAACTACATCTGCATTTGGCATCAACGAAGACGCTTCACAGGTGGTGCAAACAGTTCATTTAGTGTATAACTCCTGACATATCATTATCAAAACAACCTTTTTTGATCTCCATGTTTATCTTTCAGGTGTTTCTCTACCCGCACATCACAAAACAGGAGCTCCATCCTgggtggaggagctggaggaggatgaTCCAGAGCAGATGCCGGCTCAGGTGAGAGAACTCGTCTGATAAAGTGTTTGCAGAGAGGTCCTGATTCAAGACAGAGTTATTGTGGAGTGTTCAATGTTACATCCTGCTCTCTATCAATGGGAGGCGCTGGCTTTGGTGTCATGAGCGTGCAACTTGTGTCACGTGATTAAAGGTGGTAACTCCTGACTCTATTCACTCACGACGACGGATTTTGACTGTTAGAACATGACTGAAGCTCAGAGATTACTTGTCGTGCTCAGTTTGGAGCAGCAGGAGCTCCGTCTGCAGGGACTTGGCATGGGAACTGGAGGATAGCTGGCCCACGTCTTAGTATGGACCAAAGTCTGGTGGTTGGAGAGACGCCAGTTAACCTCCTGGACACTGAGGTGACCTTGAGCGAGGCGCCAAATCTCCAGCTGCTCCGGCTGCTCGCCTGTGTGCAGCTTCTCCTCTCTGACATGTCTCCCTTAATGCACAGAGTCCTGTCCATGCGTGTGCAGCATGGTCCTTACATTCATGCAGGATCAATCAACTATCTTTTTGTCTTACTCGTCTTCTTCTCATGTGTCTCAGGCCGACAGCTGGCAGACTCTCAGAGATCTCAGGCTTCAGTTTGCTGAACAGATTTCTCTCCTTGCCTCAGAGAAGAGAGGCTCCAACGTCAtggagactcttttcaaaaGTAAAGACTCAAATGACTGATTTTGATTCTATAACATGTGACATTTGGATCCTTTTGGAAtatcttttgtttgtgtttgtcctccTCTCAGACAACAGGATCGAGTCTCTGATCCAGAAGGCCGATCAGGTGttgaactctctctctcagagctcTGGAGGGGCCGACAGTCGTTCACAGTCAGGTGAGACTTGAACAGAGATGTGTGCTTCTCTGCAGCCAGggatgaaattaaattaaactttgtctCAACCTCTCTATGAAGTAAAATTTCTGCTgtgaaatgttttgtgtttcagtcagtATCTCTGATTGTATTGAAGAAGACGTGGGTCGTCTGAACTCAGAGGAGCAGCTCCACTGGAGTCATTTAACTCGGTAAGCTTCCGTCACTCTCCCTCTGTTGTTGGTTCTGATGCCTCATAAGTAAACACACTGAAGATGTGATGATGTGTTGAACCTGCAGGGactcagtagcagcagcagcagcaggtcacgCTGACGAGGTTCAGGCTGACAGAGGAGTTCAGGTAAGAGTTGATAACACAGTCTAAAATTATCATGTGACAGATTCAGGATCGCAGCATCCCCCTTCTGACTGCATCCTCCTGCAGGCTCAGGGCTGCGTCTTCAAGCAGCCGGGTCCAGCAGAGGCTCTGAAGCAGATGCTGTTCAGGCTGCAGGCAGTGGAGGCGGAGCTTCAGAGACGACCGCGGACACCAGGAGCTCCAGGAGACGGGTTACAGGCGGAGGAGACTCCAGTGAAGCAGGTGAGAACAGACACTTTAAAGGTCCAATTGGGGGCGcgggtggcctagcggtctaagcgccccacatgcaaaggctacagtcctcattgcaggggtcaccggttcgatacccggccggtcaaccattttcCGCTCTCTAAtccccacatatcctgtctctcttcagctgtcctatcaaataaaggaaaaaagaccaaaaatataaaagtgtatAAAAGGTCAAATTGATGCTGCTGTTTGAAGTTTAAGAAAACACTTGACATGGCTTTCATCCAAACATTCAGCAGAGAcctgaggaagaaaacaaactcTGTGCTCTCATGTTTAGTCTGAGGGAAAAGTCAAGGACTGAATCTAAAGAGTCAAAGATAAGAACAGTGAGTCAAATCCCTgcacttctttcttttatcagagCAGAGTAAGAACAACAACACGGCAGGATGAGTCTTCACTGGTTGAGTCTTAAATTGCACCTTGTATTTAATTAGTAGAACTCTTAATCAAACAGTGACATGTTGAATAAAGTTTGTCTCTTCGTGCTGCAGAAACCTGAATCGGAAGAAGAGCTGGAGAGCGTTTTTGGAGGAGCGTCTCTGCAGAGGTAACCGAACATGTCATGTCAGATTTCTCATTCATCTCTCACAGTGCCACATGCTAAACGCTGGTATCCGTGCTGTATTCTCCATCCTCAGAGCTCTGCATCACCTGAGCCGCCTGAAGATGCTGGTGGAAGAACCCAGAGAGAAACGCACAGAGAACGAGGAGGAGAAGGACGAAGATGAAGGAcgctactcctcctcctctgctgaagGACTCGCTTGCTCTCTGCAGAAACCGTCCTGAGACTGAGAGCTGGTTCTTCACagctcctgtctgtcttcatcaTCTCCGTCTGTGTCCTTAAACATCCTGCAGCAACAAGAGAAGCTTACACCGGAACAGAAGCTGCAGGTATGATGACAATCTTCGTGTTTGGAGCcgagccagcagggggcgctgtttcATGCTGACATTTAACACGCCagtttcttcatttaaaaatgcCATAACTGTTTCATGCTAATGGAAACACGTTGCAATGCTAGTCACGAGTAACTGTTACACGCCAAACTTTACTTTGTTGAAACCTGTTGTTGATA harbors:
- the c19h18orf54 gene encoding lung adenoma susceptibility protein 2 isoform X3: MEYSRLVGDVLSPESTVTSLLSSSGHLRSGLLAPEHNATFRYRDKEYESASAALDAYITDFERSRQSRESSTGKLVLPQSPRSTPSRAGVSTLRNKDVLRERLTERELDFLNLPVSSLHHRSNRDRLSMTTDELLSIPHDGSMPITHTSAFIQGLVSRSAAPQPRFTSSRPAHRTWDRPGCSHTTPGLNLHHSHPTRAHRSFIGRQGAAMLRPDADVSSGSYSRSAHRAARSERADPSSSLLHLPHWFTSNKSEMNFSGITSVPDLKYPAWIQRCDLSEPPTPAESELWDGVSLPAHHKTGAPSWVEELEEDDPEQMPAQADSWQTLRDLRLQFAEQISLLASEKRGSNVMETLFKNNRIESLIQKADQVLNSLSQSSGGADSRSQSVSISDCIEEDVGRLNSEEQLHWSHLTRDSVAAAAAGHADEVQADRGVQAQGCVFKQPGPAEALKQMLFRLQAVEAELQRRPRTPGAPGDGLQAEETPVKQSRVRTTTRQDESSLVES
- the c19h18orf54 gene encoding lung adenoma susceptibility protein 2 isoform X1, with product MEYSRLVGDVLSPESTVTSLLSSSGHLRSGLLAPEHNATFRYRDKEYESASAALDAYITDFERSRQSRESSTGKLVLPQSPRSTPSRAGVSTLRNKDVLRERLTERELDFLNLPVSSLHHRSNRDRLSMTTDELLSIPHDGSMPITHTSAFIQGLVSRSAAPQPRFTSSRPAHRTWDRPGCSHTTPGLNLHHSHPTRAHRSFIGRQGAAMLRPDADVSSGSYSRSAHRAARSERADPSSSLLHLPHWFTSNKSEMNFSGITSVPDLKYPAWIQRCDLSEPPTPAESELWDGVSLPAHHKTGAPSWVEELEEDDPEQMPAQADSWQTLRDLRLQFAEQISLLASEKRGSNVMETLFKNNRIESLIQKADQVLNSLSQSSGGADSRSQSVSISDCIEEDVGRLNSEEQLHWSHLTRDSVAAAAAGHADEVQADRGVQAQGCVFKQPGPAEALKQMLFRLQAVEAELQRRPRTPGAPGDGLQAEETPVKQQRPEEENKLCALMFSLREKSRTESKESKIRTKPESEEELESVFGGASLQRALHHLSRLKMLVEEPREKRTENEEEKDEDEGRYSSSSAEGLACSLQKPS
- the c19h18orf54 gene encoding lung adenoma susceptibility protein 2 isoform X2; this encodes MEYSRLVGDVLSPESTVTSLLSSSGHLRSGLLAPEHNATFRYRDKEYESASAALDAYITDFERSRQSRESSTGKLVLPQSPRSTPSRAGVSTLRNKDVLRERLTERELDFLNLPVSSLHHRSNRDRLSMTTDELLSIPHDGSMPITHTSAFIQGLVSRSAAPQPRFTSSRPAHRTWDRPGCSHTTPGLNLHHSHPTRAHRSFIGRQGAAMLRPDADVSSGSYSRSAHRAARSERADPSSSLLHLPHWFTSNKSEMNFSGITSVPDLKYPAWIQRCDLSEPPTPAESELWDGVSLPAHHKTGAPSWVEELEEDDPEQMPAQADSWQTLRDLRLQFAEQISLLASEKRGSNVMETLFKNNRIESLIQKADQVLNSLSQSSGGADSRSQSVSISDCIEEDVGRLNSEEQLHWSHLTRDSVAAAAAGHADEVQADRGVQAQGCVFKQPGPAEALKQMLFRLQAVEAELQRRPRTPGAPGDGLQAEETPVKQKPESEEELESVFGGASLQRALHHLSRLKMLVEEPREKRTENEEEKDEDEGRYSSSSAEGLACSLQKPS